The following proteins come from a genomic window of Trifolium pratense cultivar HEN17-A07 linkage group LG4, ARS_RC_1.1, whole genome shotgun sequence:
- the LOC123923997 gene encoding geranylgeranyl pyrophosphate synthase, chloroplastic-like: MSTMNLNTCFMFNQLTITASTTTTRSRSRSRISSFYFTKIPISISTIKPKTHNHNHQFSVSSLLTKQETIETEEKPVFSFNTYMIEKATRVNKALDDAVSLREPLKVHEAMRYSLLAGGKRVRPVLCLAACELVGGTESMAMPAACAVEMIHTMSLIHDDLPCMDNDDLRRGKPTNHKVFGEDVAVLAGDALLAFAFEHIAVSTKGVSPARIVRAIGELAKSIGSEGLVAGQVVDINSEGLSDVGLERLEFIHLHKTAALLEGAVVLGAILGGGSDEDVEKLRKFARYIGLLFQVVDDILDVTKSSQELGKTAGKDLVADKVTYPKLLGIEKSKEFAEKLNSDAQDQLSGFDSNKSAPLIALANYIAYRQN, translated from the coding sequence ATGAGTACCATGAATCTTAACACATGTTTCATGTTCAATCAACTTACTATTACTGCTTCAACAACCACAACCAGATCCAGATCCAGATCCAGAATCTCATCTTTCTATtttaccaaaatacccatttCAATTTCAACCATTAAACCAAAAACCCATAATCATAATCACCAATTTTCAGTCTCATCTTTGCTCACAAAACAAGAAACAATAGAAACTGAAGAAAAACCAGTTTTCAGTTTCAACACTTATATGATTGAAAAAGCGACTAGGGTTAACAAAGCCCTAGACGACGCCGTTTCGTTACGCGAACCGTTAAAAGTTCACGAAGCTATGCGATACTCACTCCTCGCCGGCGGAAAACGTGTCCGGCCGGTTCTCTGTTTAGCCGCCTGCGAACTCGTCGGCGGAACCGAATCCATGGCGATGCCAGCCGCTTGTGCTGTTGAAATGATTCACACCATGTCGTTAATCCACGACGATCTTCCTTGTATGGATAACGACGATCTCCGACGAGGTAAACCGACGAATCACAAAGTATTCGGTGAAGACGTGGCGGTTCTCGCCGGAGATGCGTTACTCGCTTTCGCCTTTGAGCATATCGCGGTGTCGACGAAAGGAGTTTCTCCGGCGAGAATTGTCCGTGCAATCGGAGAATTAGCGAAATCGATCGGCTCCGAAGGACTCGTAGCCGGTCAAGTTGTTGATATAAACTCAGAAGGTTTATCAGATGTTGGATTAGAGAGACTTGAATTCATTCATCTTCATAAAACTGCTGCTTTGTTAGAAGGTGCTGTTGTTCTTGGTGCAATTCTTGGTGGTGGTAGTGATGAAGAtgttgaaaaattgagaaaatttgCTAGATATATAGGTTTATTGTTTCAGGTTGTTGATGATATTCTTGATGTTACAAAATCTTCACAGGAATTAGGTAAAACTGCTGGGAAAGATTTGGTAGCTGATAAAGTTACTTATCCAAAGCTTTTGGGAATTGAAAAATCTAAAGAATTTGCTGAGAAATTGAACAGTGATGCACAAGATCAGCTTTCTGGGTTTGATTCTAATAAATCTGCTCCTTTGATTGCTTTGGCTAATTACATTGCTTATAGGCAAAACTAA